The genomic interval TATGGCACGGAGCGCATCGCGCGCGTGGACAAGCTGGTCGGTCCCGGGAACGCCTACACGCAGGAGGCGAAGCGCCAGGTGTTCGGCCAGGTCGCGATCGACTCCGAGGCCGGGCCGAGCGAGGTGTTCATCGTCGCCGACGACGCGCAGAACGCCGAGTATCTCGCCGCGGACCTCTTGGCCCAGGCCGAGCACGACGAGCGCGCGAGCGTGGTGCTCGCCACGCCCAGCGAGCCCCTGGCCGCTGCGGTGGCCGCCGCGCTCCAGCGCCAGGTCAGCTCTCTGCCGCGCGCGCGCATCGCCGCGAAGTCACTGCGCGAGCACAGCGCCCTGATCGTGACTGCCGACCTCGCCCAGGCCTGCGAGCTCGCCAACCGCTACGCGGCCGAGCACCTGCAGCTGTGCGTGACCGACCCGGAGCGCTGGCTCGAGCGCATCACCACCGCTGGGGCCGTGTTCGTGGGCGAGCTCAGCCCCGTGCCCGTGGGCGACTA from Myxococcota bacterium carries:
- the hisD gene encoding histidinol dehydrogenase, whose product is YGTERIARVDKLVGPGNAYTQEAKRQVFGQVAIDSEAGPSEVFIVADDAQNAEYLAADLLAQAEHDERASVVLATPSEPLAAAVAAALQRQVSSLPRARIAAKSLREHSALIVTADLAQACELANRYAAEHLQLCVTDPERWLERITTAGAVFVGELSPVPVGDYVAGPSHVLPTGGTARFFSVVGVEDFQRRISRIEIGNPVFEKLALAGSRLARLEGLEGHARALEIRLAPARRRVDPKP